The DNA region AAGCACACTTGCAATACGGCAAATCCCTCTCTttttttcttcataatcaatcaattatTTTCCGCGAATCTTTTTTCCGTGGGAACATCCGGCGTGAATTTCCAGATCTTCtgttaataattatatttatttctgaCCGAATAATTATATCCGTTCAGTGCTTCGTAATTGGAATTCGATTcctttttttttgtgtgtgtattTGACTGATAATTAATCTGATGGAGATTGACGGAGGTCGGGATTAATGGGCATGTCGATTTGTGATTCGAAGATATTACTGTGGAAAAATTTGATGGTTGATCGATCGTCGGATGATTGCTCATGAGCAAGCGCGAGGGGCGAACTATCCAAGACGTCTGCGATGCCAATTCCAGTCTTTATGAGCACCAGGCATGTCAGTTAGGGTTCTTTTACTTGAATGGGTTTTAAAGCTTCAAGTTTTAGAGTTTATGTGATTTCTATTTGGATGAGTGGTGTTTAGCGTGTGTACAATTGGGAACTGTTTGTTGTTGCTCTCGTTCGTTTGCTTTTCTCTTTAAGGTCCTCTGAATTGTAAACGTGACTGATTTGGGGATTACTGATTATTTCCCCCACTTATCTGCTATCTTCTGCTGGCATGCACGAATAATGGATTTGTGGAAATGAAAAATTTTAGCTCGTGCTTCAGCCTTGCGCATTTTGTTGCCCTTATTTGTTCGGGGTGGTTCTGTTAGTTGACCCATTTTATACGCTTTTCAGATTACAGTCTTGAGAAGAAACTGTAGGATGCAACTTTCAGCTGATGAAGCAGGCCATATAGTTGCGGTAAGATAATTAACAGGTAAATCACAGCTGTTGtttattgttgttgttattatcattattattattattatctgtTATATCATTTTCCACAGCCCATTCCTAGCTCACTCTTTGTCATCAAACCGATATAAATTGTTTAAGAAGTTCTTCCCTATAGTTTGCTATCTTGTCTCCTTTGACCATTTTTGTTGTGAACTGAGGAATTACCTTGGGGTGATATCATCTTCACGCTTCCATCGGATTGTTTTCTGTACACAACCCACCCATACAACATACAGGAAGAATTTTATTATTGCTGAAACTTGCACTGCTTTAGTAATCGTCTTTAGTCTGTCAAAGGATTCTTACTGGTTGAAGGAACCTAACCACAAAACAACAATATTGCCCCCTCAGAGGTCCACAATAATGGTGGCCATCTGATCTAGAGCATGTATTAAGACTCTTTTTGTGTTTTCCTTTCATACGCCATTCTCATTGGAAATTCCAATGCAAATCACTCTTATTTTGTTATGGTAAATTAGGAGTGTAATCGAGCCTAAtatgaagaaaattttaaagcTCGAATTATATATATCCGAGCTAGAGTTTGAGTCGAAgctcaaaaaatttattattttttgttcaaaTTTGGTTCAAATCAAAGCTTGATTTCCTGTCGGACTCGAAATATTCGAATATGTTCGTGTGCTACTCGAAaataaaaacttgaaatatatttatttaatatataattatatcatattaataaaatattaatagtcCCGAGCTCGTGAACTATCGAACAACATAATTTGGTCTCAATTTATGCTCGAAAGAAAGCTCGAACATGTTCGAGTTCAGCTCGAATTTGATAATTTTGaatacaaaaaaatatgcaTGGTACCGACTCGCGAAAGCTCGCGAGCCGGTTCGATTTGTATGACGTTcaaccccaaaaaaaaaaaaaaaactaacttAATGTTTCCTGCCACGCTTCTATATCAATAAGAGTGAAGAAAAATTATCGTGATAAAGACTTATTGTTTCGGCCGTGAATGCCTACATCCACTCATCAGTTTTTCATTAGGCagttaatatttataatttctgttttttgaattttatgataaCTCCTTTGATGTTTGTAAAAAaggtcttgaggaatttttggtCATCCCTAACTAAATTAACCAGTCATTTGAAAAGTTTGTCGAAAGCTTAAGATTTACAGTTCAAATCTGATTCTAGAACATGATGTGTGAGTTAACAAGTCAATCATCATTGTGATAGTCTTTTGCCTAACACTTACTGGTTTTCTTATCATTTTACCTCGTCTGATTTGAAACAGCTGTCAAATAAGACAAAAGGGTATTCAAATATTTGGTGCTTCACCGCTTCCTGTTATGTAGGAAATTAGAATAAATTTTGGTTGTCTTAGAGTTTGTAGCGTCTCAATGTTTTTGATATTGAGTGATAACTTATGACTTATGAGTGCTCGGTGAGCATTGTCTAAGTTTGTTGAAATGAAATGGttcttttttattcttttaccGGCAACTTTTAGTTGTGGATTGTGTGATCTTAACTGTCTAAATCGCCATGTCTCGTCATACATTtctatctatttttttttatctgtcATCATACCTTTCTCTTGTCCATACCCATACCCATCCCCCATACTTCTCATTCTACGTTGTACCTCATTTTGAGCTGcgccaaaaaaaataaatgttttaccTTTTCTTCATCTGATGGCGGATTTATGTGTTTCACCAGTTAACAATATGGTATATTTAACTTGTTTTTTCTAATGGAATAGGTGATACCTCAAATTAAGAAAGGATTCAGTTGTTCTGCTAGAAGTCAAGAGGTTGGCTATAGAAGTAAGTCTGGAACGTGCAATATGTGCTCTGCTCCTTGCTCATCTTTCTATCATGACAATAAAGTTCTTATGAAATCATCCATTGAATCCACTGGAGAAACTTGATCAGAACATACAGTAGTTAACTGGGGCAAACGACGTGAAATTGAGCAGCTCAGTGCAATGAGCATTATAGAAACCATGAACTCAAGTGCTGATTCCTCTGAAATTGCTGTACGTAAAGCATTCTCAAGGACTTCTGATGCATCTGCATCCGATGATGCTGTGGTGCTCTCAAAGTTTGAGGCAGATAGAGTTCCAGAAGGCTATGATGATTGTTTGTCATGTGACACTAGAATTAATAATACCACCAAAATGCTAAACTTCGCCTCCAAGAATGTGCATAGGATGAATCCACTCCGCTCTTCCGTGTCTACCAGTTGCCCCATTGTTCAGGGGGGTGAACTGACCGCCAACGATCAGACTCTGTCACAGAAcgaaaataaaaaatctgtTGTCAATAACAGTAGGATAAATTATAGTAGGCGAAGCAAAACAAGAGGAGAATTTTCTGACAAGTTTCCTTCTAGTGACTTGCCAATTGGATTATCTTCACGTGATCTGGGTTTGTCTGAAATTCCAGCTTCGAAAAGCACTGATGTTCCCACTAACTTGTTGATGGTACAAGATACATCCAGCGTGAATTCTCTGTTATGTGGCTCAAACTCAAGGGGCATAGATGTGGATAAGAGTTCTATTCCCCAGGTTGAATCATTGGAGGGCTCGAAGGAGCACTTGAATTTGTCAGTGGTTGGAACAGTGGTAACTGATGTTTCTCTGGATCTACCTGCTACTGCTCCTGTGTCCTCTGAAAACAATGATGATATGAAAGCAGAAATCCATCCCATGGACGAGGCCGAGGACAACGATATGGTGGAGCAGGATGTAAGATTTATACCTCCTTATTTAATACGAAACTTATGCTATCCTGTTTGATAGAACTTGACAAACCTGAACAACATTCTTTATTGTAGTGATTCTAATTTTTAATCACTCTTGAATGGTTAAAGATTTCTTTTATCATTATTTTGAAGTGTGTAAACAAATTGGATATAAATCCTAGTTCTTATAGTCGGACTCCCCTTTAATCATTGATAATCCATACAAGTGTCACCAAGTTTTGTTTGGATTCAGATATAGAGTATATGTCGAGGTTAAAATCTGTTACCGCAAATTTcacatcttgttcatgttggtTCTTTAAGTGGTGATGGATTTTTTCTTTACACTTTCTAGTTTGGTTGTGCTTTACTAAGAGTGCGAAGGAATTCTGTACCCTGAATACAAACTAATCATCTTTTTTTTTACGAATTCCATCATGAAAAGCAGAATTTACATGATATTCTGTTATTTTGTGGAAAAATTGTCACCTATTAAAACTTGATGAAGAGCACTTAAGCCCTGAAAGTGTGACTTTATTTGTGACTTATACTGCCTACAAGTGGTGCACATCCTACCAGCACATCGTATTAGAATGTTTCCTAGACCTAATGTTGTTTATAAATAATTGAACATGTGGAGAAATTCATCCCAAAACTTGGAAGATTTGAAGTTGTTTATGAGAGAGCTTCTTCATGGTCTTTTAATTTCTCACTTATAACTCAATCCTTGACCAGATCGGATGTTGATTGAAGTTGCTTTCTTTTTTCTGGTAATAGGTTAAAGTTTGTGATATCTGTGGAGATGCAGGTCGAGAGGATTTACTTGCTATCTGTTGTAGGTGTAGTGATGGGGCAGAACACAcgtaagtttttttaaaaaattattctttGTGTGTGCCATATTTTTTAACGTTGttattttcaaatatcaattacCTACTCATCCTATCTCAGTTATTGCATGCGGGAAATGCTGGCGAAAGTCCCTGAAGGTGACTGGTTGTGTGAAGAATGCAAATCCAACGAGAAGGTGAGGTATGGGAGACGAGATAAATTTGAAAGGGTggatgaaaataagaaaaataattccAGTCAAACAAGCAGTGAACGTATGAATAGTTCTGATGTTGAGGGAAATAGAACAAGGGGTTGTACGAATATTCACACCAAAAGGCTCAGAGATGATGCTGATACCGAAGTTTCTTCTGTTGTGAAGAAGCCGGCCGTTGACTCAACAGTTGGGACGCCAAAGCTCTATAGCTCTGACAAAGCAGCAGCTCTTTCTCGTGAGAATTCCTTAAAGAACCTAGATAAGGGAAAAGTGTGGTCTTCATATGGGAGTCCAACCTCTGATGCTCGCACAGTTAACAATACCACAGAATTAGCGCGCCCTGATTCAGGTCAACGATCACCGAATTTCCGAGGTTCTCTCATGTTTATTTGCAATGTTTCATTGATCATTGGTATTCCTGGGGTTTCTCTCTTTAAAAGAAAGTTTGTGTGACACAGTGAATTTTGGTCTGACATGTGGATTATTGCCTCAATGTCACTGAATAATAAGAACTTTTTCTTCCGATTCTGCAGGTGCATTCTCAAAATCTAATTCGTTTACATTTCTTAATTCAAAACCGAAGGTCAAGCTTGTTGGTCAAGTTCTTCAGCGGCAGAAATCAGCCAGCGAACTTGCCTCTCGTCGTCTTAAAAATGGCACTATCAGATCAATTGGCAGATCAATGTCATTCAAATCTACAAATTCCATCATTTCCGAATCAAAAATAAAGATGCTATCACCTAGACTGTCAAACATCCAGGATATTAGGAATACAAAACGGCAGAGGTCATTTGAACGGCAGAGCTCTTTAAGATCAGAAGGCAGGCCAATTAATTCGATGATAGCTACTTCAATGAGTTCCTCCTCAAGAAGTAATAAAAACATAGCAACTAGGGCCGAACCTTGTTCACTTTTTGTATCTACTAATCACCGTGAAACAAAGCCAGTACAACCTGGTGGTAAATCTGTGGCATTATCAAGATCATCCAGTATTGCATCTCGGAGTGCAGATTTGGCTGGTTCTGTAGGTACAGTTTGATTCAAAGTTGTGAAATGGTACCTGatatacttttaaaatttttagttgTTTGTTTTGGTTGCTCCAAATAATCTTTGTGTGGGCAGGTGAATTTAAAAAACCATCAACATATGGCCTCAATACTCCTAGGGTATTGTCTACCAATGACATTAACAACTTTGATGAGAATTCCAACCACACTAGCCCCAATGAGGATTCTTCATCATGCTCAGGTGTCTTCGAAACACCACACTTTAATGATATTGAATGCCGACCTGATGGATTTGCTCGCCCTGGAGAACTAACAAATTTTGGTGAACCATCAAGGGAAGATGCTGGAAGCCATGTTCGGACGTCATATGGAAAGTCATTCAGAAATGAAAGCAATAATCTGAAAGCTGCTATTGAGGCTGCTGTGCTGAGAAAGCCAATAGGTTACATAAAGCATAGATATGATGATTCATCAGCGTCGAGCAAGGACTGTGATTTTTCTTCTAAAGATCGTTTATCAAGTTCAGCTGGAAGGAGAATTGAGATTTCTGCTGCAGTGGCAGCCGAGAGACATGCGGTATCCCAAAATTTGACCGCTGACTCTCGTGGAACTCTTTACACTGTTGACAAATTCTCATTCGTGGCTGTGGAGGCTCTTTCTTCTGGAGGAGATGAAGTCCCAAGTGTTCCATTGGATGTAAAGTCTTCCTCCAGGGACGTGTGCAGTGATGTTGCGGCACCTAGGCACTTCACTTTGAAATCCTTTGTGATCCCTGAGCATGAATACATATGGCAGTATGCATATTTTTCTTCAAACTTGTTTGATTTTATATTTGACTCAAGTTGTGGTGCAGTAGAGTTCTTTGGTGTTGAAACTATTGGTTCTCACATTTTCCCTTTAAATGCAGAGGAAGCTTTGAGATTTATCGAAATGGTAAAGTCTTCACTCTATTGGATGGAATCCAAGCCCATACGTCTACATGCGCATCAATTAAAGTTGTAGAAtttgtaaataagtttaaaagcAGAATTGTTCTAAATGAAGTGCCTCGCCTAAGCGCCTGGCCACTACAGTTTCAGGAACATGGGGTTGGAGAGGATAACATTGCTCTTTTCTTTTTTGCTAAAGATCTTGATAGGTAACTTATCAAGTTTTTCTCATTTCTTTTTATTCTTTTCTCTATCTATTTTCTTCTGTTTGAAAGTAACCATCTTGTATACAGCTATGCCAAAAGCTACAAAGTGTGTCTGGAGAATATGATGAAGAATGACCTTGCTCTCAAAGGGAGTCTTGATGGTGTTGAACTCCTGATATTTCCTTCCAATCAGCTTCCTGACAAATCCCACAGTAAGCCAAACAATCTAAATCTCTCTCTTTATTTGAGAAACAAGATCTCATTCACTTTTTCCTGATTTGGTAAATTGATTCTTGAAGATTGTCGTCGTTAGTAATGATCATTGAAGGGCACAGTTTTCATCATGTGGATTTGCATTTTATGAAACACCTACAATATAATAAGAAATGAAGTGTTTGATATTTTGTGTTGGGCACGTTTAAGCTGTTTAGGAAACCCATTGTCGAACACCTTTATATGATTGCCTGAAAATGATCGTGCTTGCGAGAATTGGGTGCAGCCACATTGGTTGGACCTTGACCAtcaaattgaattttttcatattcttGTTTCAATGATCTGTTAGCGAAAAAAAGGTTTGAGAAGTTCTTATTTTCGTGCCTTTCTGTATTCCTCATAAGGTAAGATAGGATGAAATTTTCTTGATATTTACATGCAGGGTGGAATATGTTATTCTTCATTTGGGGTGTTTTCAGAGCTAAGAAAGGGAGTTGCTTGCGAAATATGCCGGACAACTTGAGGCAGTTTTCTGCTCCTCAAAATATTCCCCCATCTATAATGTCGGTACCTGGGAATAGGTGCATACTTAGACCAGTGACTAAGGATTTGCTTGCAAGCGATGATACATCCTCTGAGTCAAAAGTCCATGCCTCAGAAAACCTTTGTGATGCAATGTCGACTAAAGCTGTAAATGGAGATTGTGGTCCCAAAGTATCTTCTTTGGATTGGTTGGATGGTAGACAAAATTCCAGCTACTCGACTACAGTAAGAATTGCAAGAGCCACAGTTCAAAAACCAATGGATACTTGTCTGGTATTTACCTTTTTGTGCACATatgcttaaaaaaaatttatattggtTTTTTACTCTGGTGATTTTGTAATTAATTCAAGAATGATGAATGGATCTGATCTTCGCATAGTTTGTGTCGTTTGTCAATTGAAGTTACTGGCTTTTTTACCTTTCCGCATTGGCTAGTTTTACTTGGTGCATTGCGTAAccttttttccttcaaaatttggGTCTTCTGGATTATTGATTTGTCTGGTGCCATGTTCGTTTTGTGGGAAAATCATTATGGCATTCTGATGTATTTCCATATTGTTGTCCGTAGGAAGGAGGAACCAATTCCATCCATAGACCTTTCCAGTCTACATTGACTTCCGTTATTCCCAAAAGTGAGCCTACGTTAATGCAATTGGATACTCTAGTTCATAGAGAACAGTCATCGCATCCTTCCTACAAGCCTTCAGATGGTAGCCTTGATATGCCTTCTGAGGGAGGCATCTGTGAGACACCTACTATCTTGGACAGAATGACCTGCAGTCAAGATCAAGTGAAGTTGAGAATGGTTGCTGAAGATTTGTCCACATTTGTCGAAGTTCCCATGGAGGAAGGCCGAGACACCAGAGGCGGCCTAAACACAGAAGTCAACAGATTGCTTTTGAACCACAACGAATATCTGCATCCTAAGTCTACATGCATGGAAACTCGAGCTCCTTATGCCTGCACTACCCAAGTTTTGCCTGAAAATGATGATATACATGGCCCACTTGTAAAAGTAAGTATAGACATGAAAGCTCACTGTTTTTTCTATGCATGTGATGATTTCTTCTTGTATTGATTGTTTTGCGCCACAGATGAACCGTGTGGTTTTGGAGAATCGAGAGTATGAAGCCTATGATGAGATTGTCATCCCTGGGCATTCAAAAAATGCAGAAAGACATTTCTTCCCCGTGGAATTACATCATGTGAGGGGCATAGAGCTGATTGGTGGATCAATGCCTCGAGAACCGAATCCATTGGAACAAAGCCAGCATCATGATAGGGCACCGAACCTTGAGCTTGCTTTAGGGGCCAAAAAAAAATCTTCGACTTTGGACATCCAACCATCAATCATCAGGAATGTGGAAAGAGAAGTAGCCAAGGAATGCATTCATGATGAGAGATCAATCAAAGCAGATGAAGATGATAATGAGGTATCGGCATCTCTTTCCCTCTCTCTTTCGTTCCCCTTTCCTAAGGAGGAAAGGACCACAAAACCTGCTCAAAAATCTGAGCAGCTTGCGTCTCGGAAAGATCATGTCACTACCTCATTACTACTCCTTCGCGATTTTGGAGACAAGTAGTGCTGCATGTCCAAAGTACATATTCAGCATTGTATAGCTGTAAGTAGGTACGGTATATGTATTGGGATCAAATTTTATGATCTTTGCCTGAAAAATATTGATAAAAGCCACATATTGAAATTTCAACTCTTTTAGATCACATCCTCTCCAGTACACCCTTGTATAGTTGGAAAGCGCGAAGCCCTGTGGCTGTCTGATTATTTGTAGATACAGTTTCAGGACTCTTTGTGCTATGAAATTTTTTGGCTCGTGATGATGATAAATTCCCAAATCATTATTAGGGTTATCCTCTAAATGCCGAAGAGATTCAAGATCTAACCCCTTCCAggctcataatttttttttttgaaaatccgATGAATGATGTTCTATCAACTTCAGCGGTATGATGTCCACAGAGGGTCTCTGTTGATAtaaatgatgttttatttttaatataattatgcTTCATTGCCTCATTGATAATTGCGAGAAGAAAAAGGGGATGGCAAGGAAATCGGAAAACAATTCGACAAAAATATAAGTGAGATATATTAGCGTTGACAAGCTAATTGATATAActtgaaattttatgtttttaagttctgtaaattttcattttttttagtgAGAAAACTCgtcgaaaaataaaatatgcGGTAGAAATTCATGcaataacataatttaatatttggaGCACAATTTTTTACAATATTGCACGAAGATATTGACCATTTATTATAGTAGTCGTTGCTTTGGAGATTTTGTTACTTTGACTTGTGAAAACCGACTCCAATGGTTGAAAAATCAAGGATGAGTAAAGTTCTTATGGTTCTCTTTTTATTTTCTATAGACAAACTAATATCTATAGCTTTACACTGAACCAACAACATTAAGGGGTAGATGTTATATAAAAATGAACATCATTCTACTCTATTCGATTCCGGGACCGAGTGTCTGACATTTCCATTTGGAGTATTTGGGTCACACGCAATGAAAAATTGCATTTGATTTTGCCTAAGCATTGCATCTGATTATACAATGTCATCAATATCTATGAATTGTATGTATGACGAGCATAATAATTTTACAACAATGAATAACGGATCACGCTATTTGATCATTGTTGCGACTATATTGGTGCAGCAGCAGCATTATAATTACTATCAAAATGTAACATCAACTTGTTCAATTTGTGATTGCTAATCCTCTGCTGGTACACACTGCAGCTCTTCTTATCTTCTTCCAACCCTGAAGCATCATCATCAGAAGTCGGTGGTAAGAGCATTGTTGCGAGCTTAACTATGTCTTTACTTGAATTAATGATTCGGTTAAAGCAGAGGTATCTGCCGTAGGAACAAGGGTCCTCGAAAACACAGATATGAGCGTCCACCAAGAACTGCAAGTCCACAGTCACAAACACCCCATTTTTAAACATCTCCTCCGCTCCCAATAAGTAGGGATCTTTTATACTCAAATCGGGACGCATTAACAGGCCTCCATTGATCGACACCATGTTCACCCCTCTGTCCTTAGCCAATGCCCAAGCCGTCTTCTCCGCTACTGTCTTCCATACTCCATGCCATAACTATGTAAGAACATACAATACAACAATTTATAATCAGGCGTATTAGTAATCAATCAACTCTGCTAGTGCTACTTTACAGCATGTGGCAAGCAGGATAGGGACGACAATGGGTCGGGTTTGGGTAAAATTCCATATCATCCGTCTATATCCccatttataatatttatcttTGTCTCCATTCTCATCAGGTATTCAATTTCATCTCCATCCACGTACTCGTAAAATGATTGAATATTCATACACAACCCAAATATCTAATTATTATCGATAATTGCATTTTCTCAAATTGAGTAAGCAGCGTATATTTAGTAAATTATTAAgagaaaaaaatgaatattaaaattaacaaaGTAAACATCGCTGcagaaataacaaaatattataaacaattTATCCGAGTGGAAGGGCTGTTGCTCATATCAACTCTATACTAATAATTTCAGGAAGGATATCGGATTCTCCTTTGGTTCGGAGGAAATTGTCATCCTTAAAGCAGGAGCAGTTGCCTCTTCTCCCTGTTAAGCCTTCCTCAGCATGTGTATTTTTCTACGTGTTAAACATGGGATAAAAAGGTGTTTTTGTCTACCCAAGTTTTAAGAATCTTCTAATGTATGTGTTTTTGTCTACCTAAGTTTTAAGAATTTTCTGAAGTTAAGTTCTGGGCCCTGCTTGACAATTCTCACTTTTTCACTTCTACCTTCAACATTCTGCTGTTGCATT from Primulina tabacum isolate GXHZ01 chromosome 14, ASM2559414v2, whole genome shotgun sequence includes:
- the LOC142524831 gene encoding uncharacterized protein LOC142524831 isoform X1 — protein: MSIIETMNSSADSSEIAVRKAFSRTSDASASDDAVVLSKFEADRVPEGYDDCLSCDTRINNTTKMLNFASKNVHRMNPLRSSVSTSCPIVQGGELTANDQTLSQNENKKSVVNNSRINYSRRSKTRGEFSDKFPSSDLPIGLSSRDLGLSEIPASKSTDVPTNLLMVQDTSSVNSLLCGSNSRGIDVDKSSIPQVESLEGSKEHLNLSVVGTVVTDVSLDLPATAPVSSENNDDMKAEIHPMDEAEDNDMVEQDVKVCDICGDAGREDLLAICCRCSDGAEHTYCMREMLAKVPEGDWLCEECKSNEKVRYGRRDKFERVDENKKNNSSQTSSERMNSSDVEGNRTRGCTNIHTKRLRDDADTEVSSVVKKPAVDSTVGTPKLYSSDKAAALSRENSLKNLDKGKVWSSYGSPTSDARTVNNTTELARPDSGQRSPNFRGAFSKSNSFTFLNSKPKVKLVGQVLQRQKSASELASRRLKNGTIRSIGRSMSFKSTNSIISESKIKMLSPRLSNIQDIRNTKRQRSFERQSSLRSEGRPINSMIATSMSSSSRSNKNIATRAEPCSLFVSTNHRETKPVQPGGKSVALSRSSSIASRSADLAGSVGEFKKPSTYGLNTPRVLSTNDINNFDENSNHTSPNEDSSSCSGVFETPHFNDIECRPDGFARPGELTNFGEPSREDAGSHVRTSYGKSFRNESNNLKAAIEAAVLRKPIGYIKHRYDDSSASSKDCDFSSKDRLSSSAGRRIEISAAVAAERHAVSQNLTADSRGTLYTVDKFSFVAVEALSSGGDEVPSVPLDVKSSSRDVCSDVAAPRHFTLKSFVIPEHEYIWQGSFEIYRNGKVFTLLDGIQAHTSTCASIKVVEFVNKFKSRIVLNEVPRLSAWPLQFQEHGVGEDNIALFFFAKDLDSYAKSYKVCLENMMKNDLALKGSLDGVELLIFPSNQLPDKSHRWNMLFFIWGVFRAKKGSCLRNMPDNLRQFSAPQNIPPSIMSVPGNRCILRPVTKDLLASDDTSSESKVHASENLCDAMSTKAVNGDCGPKVSSLDWLDGRQNSSYSTTVRIARATVQKPMDTCLEGGTNSIHRPFQSTLTSVIPKSEPTLMQLDTLVHREQSSHPSYKPSDGSLDMPSEGGICETPTILDRMTCSQDQVKLRMVAEDLSTFVEVPMEEGRDTRGGLNTEVNRLLLNHNEYLHPKSTCMETRAPYACTTQVLPENDDIHGPLVKMNRVVLENREYEAYDEIVIPGHSKNAERHFFPVELHHVRGIELIGGSMPREPNPLEQSQHHDRAPNLELALGAKKKSSTLDIQPSIIRNVEREVAKECIHDERSIKADEDDNEVSASLSLSLSFPFPKEERTTKPAQKSEQLASRKDHVTTSLLLLRDFGDK
- the LOC142524831 gene encoding uncharacterized protein LOC142524831 isoform X2 — protein: MSIIETMNSSADSSEIAVRKAFSRTSDASASDDAVVLSKFEADRVPEGYDDCLSCDTRINNTTKMLNFASKNVHRMNPLRSSVSTSCPIVQGGELTANDQTLSQNENKKSVVNNSRINYSRRSKTRGEFSDKFPSSDLPIGLSSRDLGLSEIPASKSTDVPTNLLMVQDTSSVNSLLCGSNSRGIDVDKSSIPQVESLEGSKEHLNLSVVGTVVTDVSLDLPATAPVSSENNDDMKAEIHPMDEAEDNDMVEQDVKVCDICGDAGREDLLAICCRCSDGAEHTYCMREMLAKVPEGDWLCEECKSNEKVRYGRRDKFERVDENKKNNSSQTSSERMNSSDVEGNRTRGCTNIHTKRLRDDADTEVSSVVKKPAVDSTVGTPKLYSSDKAAALSRENSLKNLDKGKVWSSYGSPTSDARTVNNTTELARPDSGAFSKSNSFTFLNSKPKVKLVGQVLQRQKSASELASRRLKNGTIRSIGRSMSFKSTNSIISESKIKMLSPRLSNIQDIRNTKRQRSFERQSSLRSEGRPINSMIATSMSSSSRSNKNIATRAEPCSLFVSTNHRETKPVQPGGKSVALSRSSSIASRSADLAGSVGEFKKPSTYGLNTPRVLSTNDINNFDENSNHTSPNEDSSSCSGVFETPHFNDIECRPDGFARPGELTNFGEPSREDAGSHVRTSYGKSFRNESNNLKAAIEAAVLRKPIGYIKHRYDDSSASSKDCDFSSKDRLSSSAGRRIEISAAVAAERHAVSQNLTADSRGTLYTVDKFSFVAVEALSSGGDEVPSVPLDVKSSSRDVCSDVAAPRHFTLKSFVIPEHEYIWQGSFEIYRNGKVFTLLDGIQAHTSTCASIKVVEFVNKFKSRIVLNEVPRLSAWPLQFQEHGVGEDNIALFFFAKDLDSYAKSYKVCLENMMKNDLALKGSLDGVELLIFPSNQLPDKSHRWNMLFFIWGVFRAKKGSCLRNMPDNLRQFSAPQNIPPSIMSVPGNRCILRPVTKDLLASDDTSSESKVHASENLCDAMSTKAVNGDCGPKVSSLDWLDGRQNSSYSTTVRIARATVQKPMDTCLEGGTNSIHRPFQSTLTSVIPKSEPTLMQLDTLVHREQSSHPSYKPSDGSLDMPSEGGICETPTILDRMTCSQDQVKLRMVAEDLSTFVEVPMEEGRDTRGGLNTEVNRLLLNHNEYLHPKSTCMETRAPYACTTQVLPENDDIHGPLVKMNRVVLENREYEAYDEIVIPGHSKNAERHFFPVELHHVRGIELIGGSMPREPNPLEQSQHHDRAPNLELALGAKKKSSTLDIQPSIIRNVEREVAKECIHDERSIKADEDDNEVSASLSLSLSFPFPKEERTTKPAQKSEQLASRKDHVTTSLLLLRDFGDK